In Oryza sativa Japonica Group chromosome 8, ASM3414082v1, the sequence GTGACGAACAGCAGGGCTCAGAATGTCATGTGCTGTCTCCTCCATGTGATGGATCTTCTCTGCAACCTGATTATCTGGCCAGTACTGTTTGTGAAGCTCCAAAAATGTTGTCAACGCTACAGGAAAAATGTTTTGAAGCTCAGAGTGAAGCTTATGATGTTTATGTTAGAAATGACATGAATGGATCTGTGATACCAGAAAGGTTTAGTACAGAATCAGCAGAGAAACTCTTAAGAAGCCATGACGGTAATGTTTACTAATGTTTGGATTAAACATCTCATCCTCATTGAATGCCATGCTTCTTGTTTTCTTACCAAACTTTTAATTCTGCAGGGACAGAATGTAAgatattttcttttgatattGCCATGGAAATAGATTCCGATTCATGTGAAACAGTGAGCGATAAGCAAGCCCTGGCTACGCAACCTTCTGCTCAGCACCTTTTACATAGTTCTAGATGTGGGGAGATTACATCAAAGAAATCAGATGCTCAAAGCAACAATAGTCACCAGGGAAGATCAGTTGCAGATGTAATCCAAGTACAAGGGAATTCATCTTTTGAAGGGATAGAGATTAACTGCCAATCAGATCATGCCCTGTACAGCTTGTGTAGCACAATGAGTACATCTATGGATTGTCAACCTGACATTCTTGACAAGATGGAAAATAGAGCAGACATGTCAGGGAAGCCACAACATCCAGTTCACCACTTAGATCGCCTGGGATCTAGTGAGTGCATTTCGCTTGATTTAGAACGAAGGATCGTTACAAGTAACTGGAAGAGTTCCGTGTCATATAAAGTTCATACCAGTGTAGATTCTTCCTCTCAAAGAACTATGTCTAGCCTATCAGATATCATCCACTTTAATTCACTGAGGATGAAATCTTTGTCCAGTAGCAGCAGTAGTCTAAGTGGTAATGTAGCAACTGTTCCCCAAGATTCTTTACCTAACTGCTCTGATATCTTATCAGATGGTGATGGAGAGTACACAAGGAAGGTACATTTGTATATAAAAAGTacctttttattaaaaaattcttTCCATTGGAAAACAAGTTTAACCTGTTCAGAGTTATATTCTAGAATTCTCAGTACTTAACATGAATACTTTAAACTGTTTTCAATTATTAAATTCTGTTTTGAAGCATTCATATGTTTTGGTcgtgtttgtttgtttcttttcctGTGTTACATGGGGCTGTGCATTGTTATTTTTATTGACAAGAACTCTAAACAACTTTCGTTCTTTGTTTACAGACAAACAACTGCTCTGTATATCCTGGTGCAGATGTAAAATATGTGGCAGTAGACGACCAGATATTGAATCATACGGATTATGTTTCATCTGGGTGTGAAGTGTTGAATCCAGAAAATCAtcccagctccactccaccaAGTACATTTCCAAGCTATGCTTCTTCAGATCAGCAAAGTCAGCAAGCCTGTGCTTCAAACTGTTCCAACAAAGAACTTGGCGAGAAATGTATTCATGATGATCCTGGACAGCCTGTCTCAGATGGTCATATTCCATTGCAAAATGGTGATAATTGTGCTGACTTCGATGAAACCGTTGAAGTGCACCAAAGCTGTGGCATTCCTATTCCAGCTAACAGTCCAACCATCAAAGAAAGGGTACTTGAGGCATATCGTGATTCCACAAAGTGGGTCAACCTGAGCTCCAATCTCTCCTCGAAGTGTAAGATTAACAGTAAGATAACATCCCCGCTGAGGAGTAAGTATGAATCATTGACAGCTAGGTTTGAGAAACTTTTGGGCCCAGCCTCCCTCGTGGAGGTGGAACCTAAATGGCATTATCCAAGTTATGACACCAAAATGATGGGGGTTTTTGGTAATCAAGAGGATTGTGAAATTCCTTTGACACCATCATTTGGAAAGTATAGCCTGCAGAAGCCATCAGGAGTCTGTTATACTTCCAACTGTACAGGTTCCATAACAGATCTTGCTTGCTTCCAAATTGATGAAGATAGCAGTACTTCAGAAGCTTCCAGAAAATATATGGATGTAGGGAGGCTAGATTTGCCAACCACTACAGCTTCCAGTAGGGAGTCTGATCATCAAGCACACCTCATAATTGATCAAGCCATGCAAAACCCAAAGGAGAACCGTGCTCCTTCAATTAGGAAAGAAGTTAAAGTGACACAGTCCCTCCATGACAGAGAAAGCAAGGGAAGAATTCTGGGTAATCAAAATGAAATTCACAAAAGTGAAGTAAATCTTGACAAAGGATGGAAACCTAGTAATATTGTCACTAGCATGACATCATTTATACCACTTGTAAAACAAAAGCAACGGCCTACAACAGTATGTGGTAAGTCTTATGTGTGTGAAATCATTTTTAGCTAAAATGTATGTTGAATCATTATGCTAATGCAATCTTGCGataagctaggatcataagcaCAATGGCATTCAACATCACTACATTTCCTCTGTTCACATATTATGAATGTCGCATATATCTCAAAACATTTAACTTGTTGTAGTGAAAAGAGATGTTAGAGTAAAGGCGCTCGAGGTGGCTGAAGCTGTAAAGCGTCGTGAACAGAAGAAACAAAATGAGCGTGAGATGCGCAAAGCAGCTGCTGAACTAGAGCGCGAGAGAGTAAAGCAAGAGAGGGAGCAAAAACTTAAACAGATGGAGCAGAAGAAGAAAACGGATGCTAGAAAGAGGCAGTGGGAAGATGATGGAAGGaaggaaaaggagaagaaaaagaaattcaTTGAAGAACCACGTAAACAGCAAAAACAGCTGGGAGAAAGAATGCATGCTGGGAACAGTCGGGAAGATGCTAGTCAGAAGGATCCTGTGAGTAAACACCATAATTCATATTGTCTTTTTTACAATACCTTGAAATCTACATTGTTTTCCAATTGGCTTAATCATTGCAGGATGACACAGAAATCAGGAAGAATACTGTCAGAGTAGTGATAAACCAATTATTATCTGATGAAAAGACAGAATCTTTTCCTATATTAGTAACATCTGGAAGCAACAATGTAAAAGCTGTGGTTGCAGATGGGAATTCTGGAAGTTCTGGTCATCAGATTCATGGAAGATTATCTGATGATGCCGATAAGGTGCATGCTTACATTAAGTTTTGTAAGTTAATGGCAGGGACCTATTTTGTGGTTGCATATAGTAATGCTGATCATTAATATTGAATTGATGACTTGGTACTATACACTTCTGAACTTTGAACAGTTGTTGCAACAGTTTGAATGCTGAGTAATTTCGTAAACTTTGAACTATCAAATGTTTGAAGCTTTGAAtattaatatgtttattttttttaaagttggaTATTCAAAATCATTGTCAGTAAAAGTGTTTCTGTGCTGTAGCAGCTTATATCGTTACTAGTGATGTAGAGtactaaaaaaactaaaaaacttATAAAAGTGAAAGAACAAAGCAAGTACTGATTACTGAATCTGGATATTGTCCCCTACTCCCCTGTAGTCTGTCTTTTGGTTACTTGGAGTAATGTTTGGGTATATCCATCAGTTTCTTAACAACTGCTGGCCAAAACTACACACAACTGCAATATGGGCTGCTTTATTTGCTTTTAAATATCATATGTTGTCAGATATCATAACATATTGAAAACAATACTTCACATTTTTGGTGCACATCTGCTGCAGTCCTATGAAATGTCTCCTTATGAAGATTCTGATGAAGAGGATGGTGGTGACTTGGAGCACAAAGAGAAAGTAAGGCGCAGACAGAAACATATTCCACCATGGACTCGGTCAGTGTTCTACTACCTTCGTCCCGTAATAAGCTCATTTTTAGTTCATTccatttatcccaaaataagtttatttttagagtAATCATTGCATCGGAGTTTGTGAAAGTAGGAAATATTGTATTGAGAGTAGATAAAGTGAGGAATAGTTGTattgggatttgataaagtaggggtattctagtctttttggttttgtattggtatgtgtggATGAGTGAAAGATGAactttattttgggatggagagagtagattTATAGTCGAAGCAATCCTCTCTAAACTAGTACTCTCTCCGGCTCcataattcttgacgttttggacaagattgAGTTTAAACATTTATGACTTTGACTatcaataatttttaaattatttagttTAAAGATACTAGAACAACacatatagatttgtcttacaaagtactataataaaagtaaaaaatgtatttatttattgtatatattataatagaaaaacatagccaaatatatattttgtagactgtcattgtccaaaacgttaaGAATTGTGGAACCGGATGGAGAAGTACTTTTAATAGGACACGACACATTGTGCCAAACTTGTCATGGGCAGGGTTAACCTTACTGGAGAGGAGTGGTTACCACACCCTGTGGTGATAAGTCTGGTAACTAAGGTAACTGTGCGGTTATTACAGTGAACAGTGGGAAAGCTGGACGACATTtatgaaaaattcaaaattttgtttaaatttattttgattaCCGGGCACTTATCGTTACTGCGCCTCCGTGGTGAGACCGGTTACTGCGGTAACTGGCAGTAAGGGAAATCCTGGTCATGGGTCAGCAGTTCTCTAGTTCTTGTTGCATCTGTTTTGCCTTTGCATTTCAatgttaaacatgtttaaattttttaacctttctaaaaaaatatgctCCCCCTTTTCATTCATTGAAAGGGACTTAGGTTTGTGAATGTTACGTTGCTGATGATTTCCTGTTGAGGACACAATAGACTAACAAACCCGTAATTTATGTTGCTGATGAAACCAAGAATATTATGCTGTGCTTATTAGAAAGAATTGTCCACTAATGTTCCACCCCTGATTTTTTCCCCTTATTTTCAGGAAAGAAATCTTGGATGAAATACTTCTATCCAATCGGACCTTAGATCCTAGAGAAATTTTTGAACGAAAGTGCTCTTTCAGTTTATCTGACGGTAAGCTTTGGCATGATGTTTATTAGTATGTGCACATATTTATTTTAGGTATTGTTGTGATTAAATCTGTAGGTTCCTACCTTCTCTGCAGTTCTTGCACCCCCCATTCCACAACGGCGATTAAATTAGTTGGATATTTCACAACCTTGTGAAAGTGATATTCTACAACATCGCTGAGCTCCTTGTTTAGTAACAAAATGTACAGGCAAATCTCAACATTCCTACTGGTAGTGATACATGTTACTCAAGTGGCTTTTGCCTTTTGTGGCCTGTGTGTATCTTAGTTATGCAGATGGTAGAAGTCATTTTAAGATGGCTGTATCACCTTTCTTTTTGCTGAAGATCTTCGGAATGATCATATCTGTACATAATTTTGCTTCTTTCACAATAAATGATCGACCTTCTTTGATGCTCGTGCAAGCAAAGCATCCATATTGTATGCCAAAATGGCGCCCTGCTGCTATACACTAGTAAGATTTCACAGCTACTACTGTTGAAGCGATAGTGGCTTCATTATGTTTGCAGGATTCTTCATCACAATATATCTGGTTATCTGCACATTGCCCTGCCTATCTGTCTGGACTAAGCTCAACCAGGAGAAACAATTGTTGGGTATAAGTTTCTGCCTATGCAGCTCGCTTGGATCTGGGGCTTGTGACATTATCCAAAAACTTCTGTAAGGCTTGTTGAagtgttttatttcctttttctgttaATCAACAAATCATGTTCTGTCACTGATGCCCAGTGGGCAGACCATCTTTCCGATCTGGGGTTGCAAGTTGCAACCTTGTCAGCACCATGTGATGTGTATGGAGatttaaa encodes:
- the LOC4345906 gene encoding uncharacterized protein isoform X1 is translated as MEELFMQVFERRDWVKAQVQEQVVSYSESLACAILAAGRRPPPWLLPALDSVPARGNNTKMSSIDLAHMRNENSLHHAQSQTYQRVKPKTHEFGGCKPGGLHIVNYAGEIDQSQICVSESVVQEFNIAHSLNEGLPSTSPVEVPHSVMSSLLQEDTSQPVESNLQGIPHSVSSPLPEQITMGVSETDSLTGMTCMASQLPENVSLLSLKSIALEGPDSVFTPLSQKEIADAGDTVSLMEPIAKTESVAGLISMASPQFDNDRLQTNLLEGPDSVPTSLSQADARHTAETDSVEILDQEEDTDTPREYSFPDKRVDENLKILEHQSSECHVRSPPCDGSSLRPDYLANAICEAPKMLSTPQENMLGDEQQGSECHVLSPPCDGSSLQPDYLASTVCEAPKMLSTLQEKCFEAQSEAYDVYVRNDMNGSVIPERFSTESAEKLLRSHDGTECKIFSFDIAMEIDSDSCETVSDKQALATQPSAQHLLHSSRCGEITSKKSDAQSNNSHQGRSVADVIQVQGNSSFEGIEINCQSDHALYSLCSTMSTSMDCQPDILDKMENRADMSGKPQHPVHHLDRLGSSECISLDLERRIVTSNWKSSVSYKVHTSVDSSSQRTMSSLSDIIHFNSLRMKSLSSSSSSLSGNVATVPQDSLPNCSDILSDGDGEYTRKTNNCSVYPGADVKYVAVDDQILNHTDYVSSGCEVLNPENHPSSTPPSTFPSYASSDQQSQQACASNCSNKELGEKCIHDDPGQPVSDGHIPLQNGDNCADFDETVEVHQSCGIPIPANSPTIKERVLEAYRDSTKWVNLSSNLSSKCKINSKITSPLRSKYESLTARFEKLLGPASLVEVEPKWHYPSYDTKMMGVFGNQEDCEIPLTPSFGKYSLQKPSGVCYTSNCTGSITDLACFQIDEDSSTSEASRKYMDVGRLDLPTTTASSRESDHQAHLIIDQAMQNPKENRAPSIRKEVKVTQSLHDRESKGRILGNQNEIHKSEVNLDKGWKPSNIVTSMTSFIPLVKQKQRPTTVCVKRDVRVKALEVAEAVKRREQKKQNEREMRKAAAELERERVKQEREQKLKQMEQKKKTDARKRQWEDDGRKEKEKKKKFIEEPRKQQKQLGERMHAGNSREDASQKDPDDTEIRKNTVRVVINQLLSDEKTESFPILVTSGSNNVKAVVADGNSGSSGHQIHGRLSDDADKSYEMSPYEDSDEEDGGDLEHKEKVRRRQKHIPPWTRKEILDEILLSNRTLDPREIFERKCSFSLSDGSYLLCSSCTPHSTTAIKLVGYFTTL
- the LOC4345906 gene encoding uncharacterized protein isoform X2; the encoded protein is MEELFMQVFERRDWVKAQVQEQVVSYSESLACAILAAGRRPPPWLLPALDSVPARGNNTKMSSIDLAHMRNENSLHHAQSQTYQRVKPKTHEFGGCKPGGLHIVNYAGEIDQSQICVSESVVQEFNIAHSLNEGLPSTSPVEVPHSVMSSLLQEDTSQPVESNLQGIPHSVSSPLPEQITMGVSETDSLTGMTCMASQLPENVSLLSLKSIALEGPDSVFTPLSQKEIADAGDTVSLMEPIAKTESVAGLISMASPQFDNDRLQTNLLEGPDSVPTSLSQADARHTAETDSVEILDQEEDTDTPREYSFPDKRVDENLKILEHQSSECHVRSPPCDGSSLRPDYLANAICEAPKMLSTPQENMLGDEQQGSECHVLSPPCDGSSLQPDYLASTVCEAPKMLSTLQEKCFEAQSEAYDVYVRNDMNGSVIPERFSTESAEKLLRSHDGTECKIFSFDIAMEIDSDSCETVSDKQALATQPSAQHLLHSSRCGEITSKKSDAQSNNSHQGRSVADVIQVQGNSSFEGIEINCQSDHALYSLCSTMSTSMDCQPDILDKMENRADMSGKPQHPVHHLDRLGSSECISLDLERRIVTSNWKSSVSYKVHTSVDSSSQRTMSSLSDIIHFNSLRMKSLSSSSSSLSGNVATVPQDSLPNCSDILSDGDGEYTRKTNNCSVYPGADVKYVAVDDQILNHTDYVSSGCEVLNPENHPSSTPPSTFPSYASSDQQSQQACASNCSNKELGEKCIHDDPGQPVSDGHIPLQNGDNCADFDETVEVHQSCGIPIPANSPTIKERVLEAYRDSTKWVNLSSNLSSKCKINSKITSPLRSKYESLTARFEKLLGPASLVEVEPKWHYPSYDTKMMGVFGNQEDCEIPLTPSFGKYSLQKPSGVCYTSNCTGSITDLACFQIDEDSSTSEASRKYMDVGRLDLPTTTASSRESDHQAHLIIDQAMQNPKENRAPSIRKEVKVTQSLHDRESKGRILGNQNEIHKSEVNLDKGWKPSNIVTSMTSFIPLVKQKQRPTTVCVKRDVRVKALEVAEAVKRREQKKQNEREMRKAAAELERERVKQEREQKLKQMEQKKKTDARKRQWEDDGRKEKEKKKKFIEEPRKQQKQLGERMHAGNSREDASQKDPDDTEIRKNTVRVVINQLLSDEKTESFPILVTSGSNNVKAVVADGNSGSSGHQIHGRLSDDADKSYEMSPYEDSDEEDGGDLEHKEKVRRRQKHIPPWTRKEILDEILLSNRTLDPREIFERKCSFSLSDVLAPPIPQRRLN